The Elaeis guineensis isolate ETL-2024a chromosome 14, EG11, whole genome shotgun sequence genome has a segment encoding these proteins:
- the LOC105035898 gene encoding probable pyridoxal 5'-phosphate synthase subunit PDX1.1 — protein MSSDSGVVTVYGGNNGGAALTEPGVKKTSTFSVKVGLAQMLRGGVIMDVVSPDQARVAEEAGACAVMALERVPADIRAGGGVARMSDPGLIKEIKRAVTIPVMAKARIGHFVEAQILEAIGVDYVDESEVLTPADDIHHINKHNFRVPFVCGCRDLGEALRRIREGAAMIRTKGEAGTGNIVEAVRHVRSVMGNIRSLRNMDDDEVFAFAKRIAAPYDLVMQTKQLGRLPVVHFAAGGVATPADAALMMQLGCDGVFVGSGIFKSGDPARRARAIVQAVTHYSDPDILAEVSSGLGEAMVGINLNGDAKVERFAARSE, from the coding sequence ATGTCGTCGGATAGCGGCGTGGTGACGGTGTACGGAGGGAACAACGGCGGGGCTGCGCTGACGGAGCCAGGGGTGAAGAAGACGTCGACGTTCTCGGTGAAGGTGGGGCTGGCGCAGATGCTGCGGGGCGGGGTGATCATGGACGTGGTGAGTCCCGATCAGGCGCGGGTGGCGGAGGAGGCCGGGGCGTGCGCGGTGATGGCCCTGGAGCGCGTCCCCGCGGACATCCGGGCGGGCGGCGGGGTGGCCCGGATGAGCGACCCGGGGCTGATCAAGGAGATCAAACGCGCGGTGACCATTCCAGTGATGGCCAAGGCCCGCATCGGACACTTCGTGGAGGCCCAGATCCTAGAGGCCATCGGTGTGGACTACGTGGACGAGAGCGAGGTGCTGACCCCGGCCGATGACATCCACCACATCAACAAGCACAACTTCCGAGTTCCTTTCGTGTGCGGCTGCCGCGACCTCGGCGAGGCCCTCCGCCGCATCCGCGAGGGCGCCGCCATGATCCGCACCAAGGGCGAGGCCGGCACCGGCAACATCGTCGAGGCAGTCCGCCACGTCCGCTCCGTCATGGGCAACATCCGCTCCCTCCGCAACATGGACGACGACGAGGTCTTCGCCTTCGCCAAGCGCATCGCTGCCCCCTACGACCTCGTCATGCAGACCAAGCAACTCGGCCGCCTCCCCGTCGTCCACTTCGCCGCCGGCGGCGTCGCCACCCCTGCCGACGCGGCCCTCATGATGCAGCTCGGCTGCGACGGCGTCTTCGTGGGCTCTGGCATCTTCAAGAGCGGCGACCCCGCCCGCCGCGCCCGCGCCATCGTCCAGGCCGTCACCCACTACAGCGACCCAGACATCCTGGCCGAGGTCTCCAGCGGCCTCGGAGAGGCAATGGTCGGGATCAACCTCAACGGCGACGCCAAGGTCGAGAGGTTCGCCGCCCGCTCCGAATAA